One Methylosinus sp. LW4 genomic region harbors:
- a CDS encoding pyridoxal phosphate-dependent decarboxylase family protein, producing MNHSQRPPKPIGAAVPAPADASPADLDPTDWEAFRAESHRALDAMIDHLATLRERPVWREPSAEARERFRRPLPAEGQGLSAALEDFERFIQPYANGNIHPLFMGWAQGAGTPVGMIAEMLAAGLNSNCGGRNHIALDVERQIAAWMAEAFGFPLDASGVFVTGTSIANFLSLLVAREHALGEKNVRKNGLKALEEQLVAYASREAHNCVRQAMELAGLGARHLRLIESDGSHSLRIDELKRAIAEDRAAGLHPFLVVGTAGAVDTGAIDDLDALAEIAKAEDLWFHIDGAFGALAVLSPALKPLVKGLERADSIAFDFHKWLHVPYDAGFFLVRDPEAHRRAFAANAAYLTRAPRGLAAGEIWPCDLGADLSRGFRALKTWFTIEVFGAQRLGACIEKSCALAQRLRGHIEASQTFEMRAPVALNVVCFGVKDDDESGRLNREIVMELHESGEAAPSLTLLDGHPTIRAAIFNHRTREADIDDFMQMLERAAQRARGEPPLAPLPTPREEGEPLSQD from the coding sequence ATGAACCACTCACAACGGCCGCCGAAACCGATCGGCGCGGCCGTCCCGGCGCCCGCAGACGCCTCGCCCGCGGATCTCGATCCCACGGATTGGGAGGCGTTCCGCGCCGAGAGCCATCGCGCGCTCGACGCTATGATCGACCATCTCGCCACGCTGCGCGAGCGGCCGGTCTGGCGCGAGCCTTCAGCGGAGGCGCGCGAGCGCTTCCGGCGCCCGCTGCCGGCCGAGGGCCAGGGCCTTTCCGCCGCGCTCGAAGATTTCGAGCGCTTCATCCAGCCCTACGCCAATGGCAATATCCATCCGCTGTTCATGGGCTGGGCGCAGGGCGCCGGCACCCCCGTGGGCATGATCGCGGAAATGCTCGCGGCCGGGCTCAACTCCAATTGCGGCGGCCGCAATCACATCGCGCTCGACGTCGAGCGGCAGATCGCCGCCTGGATGGCGGAGGCTTTCGGCTTCCCTCTGGACGCCTCCGGCGTCTTCGTCACCGGCACGTCGATCGCCAATTTCCTGTCGCTGCTGGTCGCGCGCGAGCATGCGCTCGGCGAGAAGAATGTGCGCAAGAACGGGCTCAAGGCGCTCGAGGAGCAGCTCGTCGCCTACGCCTCGCGGGAGGCGCACAACTGCGTGCGGCAGGCCATGGAGCTCGCCGGCCTCGGCGCGCGCCATTTGCGGCTCATCGAGTCGGACGGCTCGCATTCGCTGCGCATCGACGAGCTGAAGCGCGCCATCGCCGAGGATCGCGCCGCCGGTCTGCATCCGTTTCTCGTCGTCGGCACGGCGGGCGCGGTCGACACGGGCGCGATCGACGATCTCGACGCGCTCGCCGAGATAGCGAAAGCGGAAGATCTCTGGTTCCACATAGACGGCGCCTTCGGCGCGCTGGCCGTTCTCTCGCCGGCGCTGAAGCCTTTGGTGAAGGGCCTCGAGCGCGCCGATTCCATCGCCTTCGATTTCCACAAATGGCTGCATGTGCCCTATGACGCGGGCTTCTTCCTCGTCCGCGACCCGGAGGCGCATCGCCGCGCCTTCGCCGCCAACGCCGCCTATCTGACGCGCGCGCCGCGTGGGCTCGCGGCCGGCGAAATATGGCCCTGCGATCTCGGCGCCGATCTCTCGCGCGGCTTTCGCGCGCTGAAGACCTGGTTCACCATAGAAGTCTTCGGCGCGCAGCGGCTCGGCGCCTGCATCGAGAAGAGCTGCGCATTGGCGCAGCGGCTGCGCGGCCATATCGAAGCCTCGCAGACTTTCGAGATGCGCGCGCCGGTGGCGCTCAATGTCGTCTGCTTCGGCGTGAAGGACGATGACGAGAGCGGCCGGCTCAATCGCGAGATCGTGATGGAGCTGCACGAGAGTGGCGAAGCGGCGCCGTCGCTCACCCTGCTCGACGGACATCCGACGATCCGCGCGGCGATCTTCAATCACCGCACGCGCGAGGCGGACATAGACGACTTCATGCAAATGCTGGAGCGCGCCGCGCAACGCGCCCGCGGCGAGCCGCCGCTCGCGCCTCTGCCGACGCCCCGCGAGGAAGGCGAGCCGCTCTCGCAGGATTGA
- a CDS encoding uracil-DNA glycosylase family protein, protein MTFSTESETVLAALLADVGACRICVERPQGAPLPHEPRPVLRVSPRARLLIAGQAPGMRVHRSGLPFDDPSGDRLRDWMGVDRETFYDVSRIGVAAMSFCFPGYDANGGDLPPRRECAPHWHDALFSALPRVETILAVGKYAQAYHLRRLGAPPRPGASVAETVGRWRGLSALRPRIIPLPHPSWRNTAWLKRNPWFAEELLPVVRAEVARLAGAGGPRRSGSGAARRGDIASQRES, encoded by the coding sequence GTGACCTTTTCCACCGAAAGCGAAACCGTTCTGGCCGCGCTCCTCGCCGATGTCGGCGCCTGCCGCATCTGCGTCGAGCGGCCGCAGGGCGCGCCTCTGCCGCATGAGCCGCGGCCGGTGCTGCGCGTCTCGCCGCGCGCGCGGCTGCTGATCGCCGGCCAGGCCCCCGGAATGCGCGTGCATCGCTCCGGCCTTCCCTTCGACGATCCGTCCGGCGACCGGCTGCGCGATTGGATGGGCGTCGACCGCGAGACCTTTTATGACGTCTCGCGCATCGGCGTGGCCGCCATGAGCTTCTGCTTTCCGGGCTATGACGCGAATGGCGGCGACCTGCCGCCGCGCCGGGAATGCGCGCCGCATTGGCATGACGCGCTGTTTTCGGCGCTGCCGCGGGTGGAGACGATACTGGCCGTGGGCAAATATGCGCAGGCCTATCATCTGCGCCGTCTCGGCGCGCCGCCGCGGCCGGGCGCGAGCGTCGCCGAGACCGTCGGACGCTGGCGGGGGCTTTCGGCGCTGCGGCCGAGGATCATCCCGCTGCCGCACCCGTCCTGGCGCAACACGGCCTGGCTGAAGCGCAATCCCTGGTTCGCGGAGGAGCTTTTGCCGGTCGTGCGGGCGGAGGTCGCCCGGCTGGCCGGGGCGGGCGGCCCCCGAAGGAGCGGAAGCGGCGCCGCTCGGCGCGGCGATATTGCTTCGCAGCGCGAAAGCTGA